From one Lycium barbarum isolate Lr01 chromosome 6, ASM1917538v2, whole genome shotgun sequence genomic stretch:
- the LOC132644161 gene encoding protein NETWORKED 4A isoform X1 — protein MASTLIKSSKMRRLESKKSHAWWWDSHISPKNSKWLQENLEQMDQNVKRMLKLIEEDADSFAKRAEMYYQKRPELITLVEEFYRMYRSLAERYDHVTGELRKNIPSDLQSQGSGISDVGSEPPSRLPSPDWRPSRPNPKPGPRAAGFEYFLGTGGSSSDLGKEGDESSTLDSESESDDSSINNYSSTVSNDDDQGLLRRKISELEVELRDVKEKLRNVQQEETSDNLVAGIAGYEEDLRNAKEKIWLSEEEISRLRIELHKYDSVHELSAGQEATEEEPQVSEENATEEEPQVLDPESKIRTLEEELRSTIEKLHDSEKEVERLREELKSNGSSVKLLQDQLGSAQKDVSGWKAKLEREKREVSKLQDRIARYKSNLSDRDQEIRGLKESISNANKALAEENLQLQGEITKLLKERAYLEDNIKEMDLRCQSLEEDVRRAVAGKEEMEMLLKSEMEQLKLTIAERDNHIEELNRNLDALYHKYDTLVTQKDGLNARVALLDEELSTKDDQIDQMNNHLHQLHIEHVALISETEGTRKIVEELRSRVKELEREVDRQKEIVLEGAEEKREAIRQLCFSLEHYRNGYQRLRQALEHKRLPVMAS, from the exons ATGGCATCAACTTTA ATAAAGTCCAGTAAGATGAGGAGGTTGGAATCGAAGAAATCACACGCTTGGTGGTGGGATAGCCACATTAGTCCCAAGAACTCCAAGTGGCTTCAAGAGAATCTTGAAC AGATGGACCAGAATGTCAAGAGGATGTTGAAACTCATTGAAGAGGATGCAGATTCATTTGCTAAAAGGGCAGAAATGTATTATCAGAAAAGGCCAGAATTGATCACGCTTGTTGAGGAATTCTACCGCATGTACCGGTCATTAGCGGAGCGTTATGATCATGTGACCGGGGAACTGCGGAAAAATATTCCTTCAGATCTTCAATCACAGGGGTCAGGGATCTCTGACGTGGGTTCTGAACCACCGTCCAGGTTGCCCTCTCCAGACTGGAGGCCCAGCCGCCCTAACCCTAAACCTGGTCCTCGTGCTGCTGGATTTGAATATTTTCTGGGCACAGGCGGAAGTAGCTCGGATCTGGGCAAGGAAGGAGATGAATCCTCAACATTAGATTCTGAATCAGAATCAGATGATTCGTCTATCAATAATTACTCAAGTACGGTGAGCAACGATGATGACCAAGGGTTGCTGCGTAGGAAGATTAGTGAATTGGAGGTCGAGCTCCGTGACGTCAAAGAGAAGCTTCGCAACGTGCAACAGGAAGAGACTTCTGATAATCTTGTCGCTGGGATAGCTGGATATGAGGAAGACCTTAGAAATGCAAAAGAAAAGATTTGGTTATCAGAAGAAGAGATTAGCAGGTTGAGAATTGAGCTTCATAAGTATGATTCCGTCCATGAGCTTAGCGCAGGACAGGAAGCTACAGAGGAAGAACCACAAGTTTCAGAAGAGAATGCTACAGAGGAAGAACCACAAGTTTTGGACCCAGAATCCAAGATCCGAACACTTGAGGAAGAGTTAAGGAGTACGATAGAGAAGCTTCATGATTCAGAGAAGGAGGTGGAGCGCTTAAGAGAGGAACTTAAAAGTAACGGGTCCTCCGTAAAATTACTTCAGGATCAGCTTGGATCAGCACAGAAAGATGTTTCCGGCTGGAAAGCCAAACttgagagagagaaaagagaggTCTCAAAGCTGCAGGACCGAATTGCCAGGTACAAGTCCAATTTGTCAGACCGTGATCAAGAAATCAGAGGATTGAAAGAATCAATATCAAATGCCAACAAGGCCTTGGCAGAAGAAAACTTGCAACTTCAAGGTGAAATTACCAAATTATTGAAGGAACGAGCGTATTTGGAGGATAATATCAAAGAAATGGATCTGCGCTGCCAATCATTGGAGGAGGATGTTAGACGAGCTGTAGCAGGGAAAGAAGAAATGGAGATGCTGTTAAAATCTGAAATGGAGCAGTTAAAGTTGACCATTGCCGAGAGGGACAACCATATTGAAGAACTGAACAGAAACCTTGATGCATTATACCACAAGTATGATACATTGGTAACACAGAAAGATGGGCTAAATGCTAGAGTTGCCTTGCTAGATGAAGAGCTAAGTACTAAAGATGACCAGATTGATCAAATGAACAACCATTTGCACCAACTGCACATTGAGCATGTCGCATTGATTTCTGAAACTGAAGGGACGCGTAAAATTGTAGAGGAGCTAAGGTCTAGAGTTAAAGAGTTGGAAAGAGAAGTAGACAGACAAAAAGAAATAGTTTTGGAAGGTGCAGAAGAGAAACGGGAGGCAATTAGGCAGCTTTGCTTCTCACTTGAGCATTATAGAAATGGTTACCAAAGGCTTCGGCAGGCTTTGGAGCATAAGAGACTACCTGTAATGGCGTCCTAA
- the LOC132644161 gene encoding protein NETWORKED 4A isoform X2: protein MRRLESKKSHAWWWDSHISPKNSKWLQENLEQMDQNVKRMLKLIEEDADSFAKRAEMYYQKRPELITLVEEFYRMYRSLAERYDHVTGELRKNIPSDLQSQGSGISDVGSEPPSRLPSPDWRPSRPNPKPGPRAAGFEYFLGTGGSSSDLGKEGDESSTLDSESESDDSSINNYSSTVSNDDDQGLLRRKISELEVELRDVKEKLRNVQQEETSDNLVAGIAGYEEDLRNAKEKIWLSEEEISRLRIELHKYDSVHELSAGQEATEEEPQVSEENATEEEPQVLDPESKIRTLEEELRSTIEKLHDSEKEVERLREELKSNGSSVKLLQDQLGSAQKDVSGWKAKLEREKREVSKLQDRIARYKSNLSDRDQEIRGLKESISNANKALAEENLQLQGEITKLLKERAYLEDNIKEMDLRCQSLEEDVRRAVAGKEEMEMLLKSEMEQLKLTIAERDNHIEELNRNLDALYHKYDTLVTQKDGLNARVALLDEELSTKDDQIDQMNNHLHQLHIEHVALISETEGTRKIVEELRSRVKELEREVDRQKEIVLEGAEEKREAIRQLCFSLEHYRNGYQRLRQALEHKRLPVMAS from the exons ATGAGGAGGTTGGAATCGAAGAAATCACACGCTTGGTGGTGGGATAGCCACATTAGTCCCAAGAACTCCAAGTGGCTTCAAGAGAATCTTGAAC AGATGGACCAGAATGTCAAGAGGATGTTGAAACTCATTGAAGAGGATGCAGATTCATTTGCTAAAAGGGCAGAAATGTATTATCAGAAAAGGCCAGAATTGATCACGCTTGTTGAGGAATTCTACCGCATGTACCGGTCATTAGCGGAGCGTTATGATCATGTGACCGGGGAACTGCGGAAAAATATTCCTTCAGATCTTCAATCACAGGGGTCAGGGATCTCTGACGTGGGTTCTGAACCACCGTCCAGGTTGCCCTCTCCAGACTGGAGGCCCAGCCGCCCTAACCCTAAACCTGGTCCTCGTGCTGCTGGATTTGAATATTTTCTGGGCACAGGCGGAAGTAGCTCGGATCTGGGCAAGGAAGGAGATGAATCCTCAACATTAGATTCTGAATCAGAATCAGATGATTCGTCTATCAATAATTACTCAAGTACGGTGAGCAACGATGATGACCAAGGGTTGCTGCGTAGGAAGATTAGTGAATTGGAGGTCGAGCTCCGTGACGTCAAAGAGAAGCTTCGCAACGTGCAACAGGAAGAGACTTCTGATAATCTTGTCGCTGGGATAGCTGGATATGAGGAAGACCTTAGAAATGCAAAAGAAAAGATTTGGTTATCAGAAGAAGAGATTAGCAGGTTGAGAATTGAGCTTCATAAGTATGATTCCGTCCATGAGCTTAGCGCAGGACAGGAAGCTACAGAGGAAGAACCACAAGTTTCAGAAGAGAATGCTACAGAGGAAGAACCACAAGTTTTGGACCCAGAATCCAAGATCCGAACACTTGAGGAAGAGTTAAGGAGTACGATAGAGAAGCTTCATGATTCAGAGAAGGAGGTGGAGCGCTTAAGAGAGGAACTTAAAAGTAACGGGTCCTCCGTAAAATTACTTCAGGATCAGCTTGGATCAGCACAGAAAGATGTTTCCGGCTGGAAAGCCAAACttgagagagagaaaagagaggTCTCAAAGCTGCAGGACCGAATTGCCAGGTACAAGTCCAATTTGTCAGACCGTGATCAAGAAATCAGAGGATTGAAAGAATCAATATCAAATGCCAACAAGGCCTTGGCAGAAGAAAACTTGCAACTTCAAGGTGAAATTACCAAATTATTGAAGGAACGAGCGTATTTGGAGGATAATATCAAAGAAATGGATCTGCGCTGCCAATCATTGGAGGAGGATGTTAGACGAGCTGTAGCAGGGAAAGAAGAAATGGAGATGCTGTTAAAATCTGAAATGGAGCAGTTAAAGTTGACCATTGCCGAGAGGGACAACCATATTGAAGAACTGAACAGAAACCTTGATGCATTATACCACAAGTATGATACATTGGTAACACAGAAAGATGGGCTAAATGCTAGAGTTGCCTTGCTAGATGAAGAGCTAAGTACTAAAGATGACCAGATTGATCAAATGAACAACCATTTGCACCAACTGCACATTGAGCATGTCGCATTGATTTCTGAAACTGAAGGGACGCGTAAAATTGTAGAGGAGCTAAGGTCTAGAGTTAAAGAGTTGGAAAGAGAAGTAGACAGACAAAAAGAAATAGTTTTGGAAGGTGCAGAAGAGAAACGGGAGGCAATTAGGCAGCTTTGCTTCTCACTTGAGCATTATAGAAATGGTTACCAAAGGCTTCGGCAGGCTTTGGAGCATAAGAGACTACCTGTAATGGCGTCCTAA